ACGCTCccaatttataaattattggACTAATTGATGGAGTGTGCTCAGTTCATAATTCGATTGTGCCGTATTTTGCTGGCAAACTGTAAACAAAAACGATTAAATACTTTTAGTTAAAAAGAAAAGTTTCTCCGACGAGTAGGATTAAAAGTTCCTAGGTCAGGGAAACCATAAAGATACAACCACGACAATAGCTGTAAGTACAAAATCAGGTTTTGGTCTTTACTTTCAGGGGTTAAATGAGGCTTTTCTCCTTAACTAACAAAGCTGGCAAAGCAGTTCAATTAGTGGCCCAAACAAATGAGTTGCACTCGCCcatgtttgttgttgctccagCCGTAGTAGTTTTCGTGGTTTTTGGGGTTACACAATACATAAGTTTCCTGGAGATGAAGGACGGATTCGGGCGGCACAGGGTGCTAATTTCCAACTCCCGGGGCATATTAGTTGCTGCCACCATCGCCGTTGTTGCCAGGGAAATGATGTGGAAAATTATGCGGAGCATGCCTCATGCAAATTATGATTGTGTTGATTATGACGCATTAAAGCTAAACGAAGCAGGGACTTTGTTTTGCAGCCCGGCAGCAGGAATTAGCATACAGATTTCCATTGGCGACACGTAGCTCTATTTCAAGACTTAAagttttccattccattccgcTTGCCTTTGTCCTGTGCTTTGGTGTTGATGTCGCAGGCCAGGCATAAAATTACAAAGGCCTCCTGGAATGGCACACTTTCAGGCGCTTTTATGGCTGCTAACAAGCTCATAGAGCAGACcattccattcccattcccaatcccGATCCCGGCCAGACGGACCGACCAACACCAAAGTGAAGACATTAGCAGTGAGCCGGGCAAAGTAACCCAAAAATGAAGTAGATCCAGGGTACAAAGGAATCTAAGAGCGAACTCTGAACTGAAActagaaaaaaagaaacagcTGTGCAGAGGAAAGAACACGCTTAAAAAACTGATAGGTTctgatttaaaaataaatatgcccAGTCGAATATGTTAAGGATGTTCTTTCATgctagaaaattcaagttACCTTTTTACTATAaccttttatttatattaagtTTGCATCTATCGAATTtcgtaatattttttttctgagtgcaaAAAGCTAAAACACACCCCTCACTCCATTTGCCAGATGGAGAAAAAAATGCCGTCATTTGCATGCATTGTCAGGCGCAGGTTTTTTGGGGGGTGTTGGGATCCAAGAAAAAAAAGGTCAACTTGGGTCCCCAAATTGGCACAATAGTTGCGTAGGTGTTGAATTTGTGACCGGACTATGAATAAGCTCCTTGGCTGACagtttttcctgtttttttccTGGCTCTCCTCCAGCAAACATATTTATTTCCACACTTTCATTGGTTCGAGTCGCTATGCGTTCATTGTgtagtatatagtatatagtgTATAGTGTATGGTGTGTGACCCAGGGACGAGGCCAAAACAACAATGACACTCAATGCAAATTGAATAGAAGACAGGagcaaggaccaaggaccaaggactAAGGATCTAGCCAGACCCTTCGGACGTGGCGGGATGAACGCTGGCCAACTTGTTGACTTTTAAGCCCAACAGAGTCGACCATTAACTTGAGAGTTTTGTAAGTAGATATATTTACGTGGCATTTCGCCTGTCTTGGCCTTAAAGTGCCGCCTCATTGTGGCGGAATATTTAAGAGGCGATTTCCATCGAATGACGAGGCAGTCAGTGTCGAAATAAATTCAGACCAACACGAACGGCTCCCGGCCATtaaaaaacacacacgaaTATGTTTAGTAGCTGTGGCGGTAGACGAAGTacaaatcaatttgcatttacaGATTTCGCAGAATCATTGCCAAAATATATTCTATAGAAATGGAAGAGTAACATCTGCTTGGGTTTAcaattaataatttccaacGAAATACAAGGAGTTGAGTCTCGCAGATGTGTAACAggtatattttaaattttgctTGCTACCTCAACCATTAATTTTCGAGTTCCAAGTGACTTGTTCTAATTACAATATATActcttttaaattttttttaactgtgccttgcaattaaattacatTGCTTGGCTTCCAACCATTAACTGCAAAATTATGGCTGTCATTTACAAGCACTTTTCTCCGCTTCACGACAATTTTTCCGTAATCCCGCTTTCCTTAGAAATTTATTTCGCTTTCATTTTGGCCAAACGGCGttaaaaatttcaataaacgCCTGTGCCATTCATTACAATTTATTCGCGGgattttgttattatttttcgcTGGCAAAAGAATTCCAGGAGAACCGAAGAACATTTCATTCACTTTTGAGCAGTTAGATCCGCCTTGTTCAGTCAGCTGACAGACAGACATTCGGCGTGTGCAAATTCAAGCCGCACACTAAACGAATCAGCGACATGGCCACAGGAATCCTTCGGGGAATCCTTCAAGCTATCTTAAGTCGGGCTGAGTCTATTGTTTCGCAAAGAGGATGTCACCGACAGAGCCATGCAAACTGCAAGCGCAGTAAATCCATTTTCAGTCGTATGTAAGACGAGAAAAGAGTGCGGAAAAACCAAAAGAAGTACAGAAAGTCAAGTTGAGATGGTTGTGGAGGGGGGTGGGGAGGGTACCCAAGGAAAAACTACCGATTTCCCTCTTTCCTTGCCAGTTGCAGCTGAATATTTTACGCACTGATTAAAGCAAACGAAAGTTTGGCATTGCCATTTGCATTCCCCCATTCGCGATTCGCAGGGGACTTTTCCCTGCGCATGCATATTAAATGAGATTTTCTACGCTTTTCTTTCGCTGATGCAGCATCTCGTTGTAAGTTGTTTACTTTGTCGGCGAAAACTTTACCAGTGTTAATGTGCCTAACAGTTCGGGGCGACAAAGGGTTCATAAACATTGCTGGCTAATGAGGAGCACTCGTGGCATCCCAAGGATGCACAGGAAAGTCTAGACGAGGCTTAGTGGGTGGATATGTATTGGCATATACTAATAATATAGAGGCGTACGTCCCACGgaccaaataaaaatgccataaaaatcaCTCATACGCTGTGATGTAGCCCAATATTATGTGGCACACAAGCGACCTACGTCAGATGTCCTGGCGGTAGGCAAGGATGCTACACAGCAAAAAAATTTACGAAATTAGAGCGCGTGTGAAAATTGTAACAGAACAATTACGTACTTTAGTacttttacatttaaaatgagtctgttatttatttattgcatatTTTCCATGCATACTTAAACAATAtccaaatttaatttgctatTCATTCAATTTCAACGTAATTTCGTTGTTTTAACTCAACAAAAACGTTTTCCAAACAAATTTGTACAGTATTGTGTTTCATTTGTGCAACAACTCTCATTGTGATCAATTTAAAGCACAAATGAGAGAAATAACCAATCGCTACTACACTGTTTCCGTGCACGACTGCCTGGTCTTACCGACCAAGCGAAAACGGCTAATAAAATGTGTTAAATTATGACAGGACACTGCCGCAACGAGTGAGATAGAGCGAAAGCCGGGCTAACAGAGATACAGAACTCGCATAGGAATTGACCAAATGGCAATGGCCCAGAGGTTCAGAGATCCTGGCTGGCGGCattttgttaaattaaatCAGAGCGGCTAGCAAAAACGCCCGCTCTATGTAGTATATGGTGTTGCCCCCCACCGCAATGAGGCAAATAATCATGAAAAAGTCAGCCATGGCAAGGACAACAAGGACAACAGGGACAACAACAAGGGCAGCGAGCAGAGATAACCATAAAAGCGTCGCCCAAAAGTCTGCAGTACTTTTTGTGTGCCActaaatgtgtgtgttttgttttctgtgtCCTGCCGCCTGCCTTAACTTTTGGCCCCCaactaacacacacacacagacgcagCAGAGAGAGAGTCCTGTAATAGTGGCCCGCATTGTATTGTTTCCTCGTTGGCAGTTTCACTTGGGGAAAACTCGGCAAAGTTCAATGCCTTCACACAATACGATTCGGTTGGTATTGGTCCTCCTTCAGTAGAAACTAGAAACCACCTTCCAGCCACCAAGCATTGCTATACTTGAGTGGGCCACTAGTTGTGAATGTCATTTTTGCATTTCTGCTTTGAAGTTAACCGGAAAATTTTCAAGGCAATGTCgtatttttggccaacttaaagcaaatggaaaaatcCAGAGAGGGATCGCTTTGCCATCGAAATGGAAAGTCTGCCAAGATAGAAATCAATGCCAGGACTTGTTTATTGTTCAGTCAGAACACTTTGTTCGGCTGACTTGATTTTGCATTGGAACTTGgatttggcctggccaaaGCCGGCGAACCAGAAACTATGTCAATGCCGGGTTATCACAAAGTGGTTTCATCCACTACCACTTTTCATATTGGGTCCACTTGGTGCTGATTGCGTTGAGTTCGATCTGCGGGCTCAATCAGTATGCAATTAGCTCCATTAGAACTAAACCTGTATCAGTGTATTGGCTTATCGGGGGGTAATTAATCAACACGACATCGGAGAGGGTCGTTCCATAAGTTTTAGATGTACGCCTTTAATTTCtagctaaaaaacaaaaattaaacatttcgCCTTTCATTGCTTCACTTAAAGTAAAATATCATAATCACAGCAAATGAGTTCGTACAAAATAATGTAATATATTTAACACAGCAATTTTCAATATGACTGCCTAAGATTCCTGTGTATCAACTCTCgttactcatacgccacgttgttCAATTATGGCGACCAGCCACCAGCTCTCCGCCAACCAACTCCACTCGCTTTCTGCCATTCTCATTGGCATTCGGAAGCATAATTTATGGGTTGGCAAAGCGTCTAGGCCATAAATTAATTGTCGCGCCTAAGTGCGCACGATGTCGTCTGAGCACTCGGATCGACAGAATGGAGGCAAACTAAATAGAAAATTGCCAGCATTGGAGGACAGACATTACCAGACGGAGAACGAGAATGGTAACCAGGGGGcgcaggatgcaggatgcaggGACAAGGTGAAATATGGGCCCGGCCAAATGGCTGCGTTTGCCAGCGATGGCAAACTGCAATATGCCATTGATAATTGCTTgaacattacgcatacgccgtgtggtcAGGCTTTATGGTTTTATCTTCGCCATTAAGTGTAATCAATTTTTCGAAAGACGGGGCGGCAAGCGAggcaagcaacaacaacagctcgCATTCCTTGTCGGTTAACCAATATAGGATTTCATTCGCAGACAATAAAGCAGCTGAAATTGTTTTTACAATTGCTTTCCTTTTCGATTGCACTTGCCAATGCGAAACGGAAAACGGAGTCAAATCGATTCCGATCATAAAGCACGAGCATGTGTGCCCTGGAGTGTGGCATGTAAACAGACCGAACCCAAGAAGGAGATCCTGAGCTCCGATTAATGTCTGTATTTAAGTGAAGCACACTTTGAGGCGAATCTTGCTGAGCTCAGCTGGAGAGCCCGGACGTGGTAACTTGCCAACGCCAGCAGTTGTGGCCCTAGAAAATGATTATGTGTGCTGGTGGCGTTGTCAACACGCTCGAGGGTGCAGCATGTGGTCCCTGGAAGGAGCTAGTCCACCCGCCTGCCCGCCGCATCTGCTCACCTTGGGTTTGTGTGGCTGCGGCGCCTTAAACCGATTTCAGATAATTTCTgacttttatttttcatttgcccAACGATATCGCCCCTTGACGAAGCATTTACGACGACACATCCGTCACTTGTCGCCGCATTCAGCGGGCGTTATCAGATTTCGTTTCCAATTTTTTTGCaatcttctttttttcggatttttttttggaaatttttCGGGTTTTTCTGCGTGACATGTGATGCGCATGCAAATGCGAAAGCGGGCGGTTTTTAAATGAGGCACGCagttgcttttttttttttggtgggtggttggggcGGCGCTTCATCATTGCAACATTTTCATGGGGATTTTATGCTCATTGAAATGCGACAACGAAAATCTTCCAGTTTTCCACGCGCTGCCAAGAGTCACACACACTTTGGCCTAAAATGTCGCCGCGCTCACTTATCGTGCCTCATTGTGAGTCATGACCGCCTGTTTTTATAGTTTGCCCCGATTTGTATGCGTATTTGTATTTAAGCATTCATATGACCACATTAGCCGGGCGATGGGGAGGGGGATGGTGGATGGGGGGACAGAAATCGAAAGAAATATAATCATAAATTCCAAATGCGGCACTTATAATGCCAACTGAGTGATGAAATGGCTGGGCGGAGCTGAGGAAAGTGGGCTAAAGCAGACATTGCCAGCCATAAAAATGGCGACATACGCGAAAAAAAGTTGTCGCCCAAGACTAACAAGCTTCAagattatataaaaaagaaatatccccacaaaaaaaaaaataataagaaaaagaagcgcTCTGCTGAAATAATATGCCCCAATGAACTCGTTGCCTTTGACTTTTGGTTACTTTGTGCATATTCAAACATAGCTTCACTCACTCGCTCGCTCTATCTCTCTGATTATATAACCAATATTTTTCTGTcaaatttcattttgatttaatttgtgCTGGCAAATAGagtggcaaagtgtcaggagcAATTTGCTGCACAAATATTTTGCCATATCCACTCGCTCGAAGCAAAGCGGAAACACTCTGCCAGCATAATCGATAGTTCAGCATATTTAAAGGAGCTCAAGCCGCATCCCCTGCTGGAGGATGAGGTGGAGCCGCGTCGAGTGCATCGACTGCCACTCAAAGCTTCAATGCGATGTCAGTGCAACTTAACCTTAAGTGCTCCGGATCATGGACAATCCAAGGCTGCCTCGCTACTCCACGAGAAGCGGTCCTGACTTTCGCCTTCTATTCGCTTCAGCACACATGATGATATGCGGGGCTCCAATTGGGATTAACTAGGCCAAAGATATTGTCTTGTCAGCTGAGGCGAAGTAAATAAAGTGCTGTCAGTTCAAGACAAGCATTTCTTAAATTGCTAATTACACTAAGTGTATTCCAACTTAattcaatatttaaataagGCAGTAAAACTTTATAATTAGCTGGTTATcattgaaaatgatttaagctcatattcttgtAATaacctttttttcttttggtgTTTTTAGATAATCTCACGCTAAATTAAGTCTGGTTACATTTAATAGTTGCCCAATCGATTTTCGGTAATTTCGATTTATCCTCAAGTAAAATATCCCccataaatatgcatatgtTGTGCTAGGCACGCCCCCCGCCCCACACAAccgcaaatattttccacCACATTTGCTAATTTTCGGGTTGAAAAGTCGGCAAATATTTTTGGTCCTTTAACCGCAGCAGCTCAGGGATTTTCGGGATGACAGTTTTGTGGGGGGGGGCCGAGTGCCCCCATTCCCCTCCGCCCGCACCCATGACCATGTATCATGTTAATTTGCAGGCGCCGAGCGTTTTTGATTAAGCGCACGCTTTAAGGCAAAAGCCCAAATCTGACAGCAAGCAGCTGCCGTTTTGGTGCCGCTGTTATCGATGGCCAAAGTGGGCCGAAACGACGGGACAAACAAACGGGCTAACAACAAATTGGAGGCTTCGACAAGTTGGGCTCGGCATTTCCTGGCGGCCGCATCGTTAATTTTCACAGCGTGAGCAAATTTTCCATGCATAAACTTAAAATTAGCACAAGGTTCGCTATCGCACACAAAAATGAGCGGTGGAAATGCTGTGGGGTTGGGGGCCGCAAAAATGGTATGAAAATCTTTTCGCAGCTGCCCATAAATTGCATGCTCGCTgataaacaataaattaaGTTCTGTTTCAAACCAGCCTCCAtatttctctctctctcgctgtCTCCCTTTTCCTCAGCTTTTGTCCTGCGCATTTTCCGCTTTCCGAATTTCCCACGCTTTTCCACGCCATTTATGCGCCACGCACGCATACGTGCAACATTTCTAAGCTAATTTTCGCCAGCTTTTGATACCCTGTTACCTATCTGTGTGGATTGCGGGTGGGGTGTGATGTGTTGCAGGGTATTACTGGGTAATTAGCCTGGCTAACCAATTTGAACTTTTCTTAATGTTATGtatcatttgcatttattttttaaaagttttaagtttttaataattcagTGTATACATTAATTTTTTAGAAAGGAATATGTTTGAAGATTACATAGCCATAAAATTAGTAACCCTGCATTTGTGGAAAAGGAGGAAGCCTGACGTATACGTAATAAAACGCTGCAGCTTTTAAtctttttatgtttattaacTTTCCCTGCATAAAATTATCTCCTTGTTTTTTTAAGAGCAACTCCGCTTCGATTAACGAACGAAACTTTTTCCCAACGGTCCTCTTACATTATTATCTATCCTGAAATGTTTTGCATATTGCCCGAAGATGGAAAGCCGCACGTACGCAAATGTTGCGGGTGCGCATTAAATTTAACTTTGTGTTcgaaatttttcaaaaagtaaATCGTAAAATTTGTCATGTCCCGGCAGCCACCAAAACCACCCAAGCCACCGAACCACCCAAACCACCAAACCACCGTCAATGTGGTGGAGTCGATTCATGTTTTCACGTTGCTACGCATGTGAAAAGTTTGCGTAGGTCTTTTAGCTGCCTTTGGTGAAAGAGTGTGCGTGCCCCGGCGAAAGTTTTCACTTGATTTtcttcttccttttttttggcgcgtgcggaaacggaaatgtgCAACAGCAGTTTTCCACCGACTTCGGGCGATGAATGGATGGAGGTCCTTGATTCCTGGCTGCCAGTTAGAGAGTTCAGCTTGGAGTTCGATAAACTGGCGCCAGCAGGAGTTCGCCTCGTATCGCCTCATTCAATTATTCGTATTCCAGTTGGCTGCATGCGATCTGCGCCGATTTCTACCGTGCTTTGATGTGCGGAAAGTTTGTGCCAGCTTTTTCTCCTTTGATTCCTTTAAGACCCATCTGCCTGCGCGTTGCGTATTGATGAACTTAGCTGAAGCGTTCCCGGTCTCCCCAACGACGTTATCTAACTTGGCTCTACCGCCAGCTGGACACAACTTTTGCCCAGCTTTGACATATTTAGTGGGCCAACTTTTGCCCTGGCCATAAACTTGGCGAAGTGTGCTGATGACCGGAAAACATTTTTGCCATCATAATTAGCATCTTTTCGCTTGGCAGAGAACAAATGGGCACATAATTGCTCATATATAGCCTTCGATTGATATTTTATACAGAGATcagcaaaataaaagaaagttgTCCTTTGGTTAGCCTGGTTAGCCATCAATTTTCAGAATTTTCTTTAAGCCaagaaaatgattaaatttgAGAGCTGATCGATGCTTAGCTTCAGTGGGAATTCCCATAGGACTTTTCTCGCCCCACGACTTACTCCATTTTCCATCCAATACAGCATCAAACAAATGccgaaagaaataaaaaaggaaTGTATAATTGTTTGTTGAGGATTTTTTGGTGCCACATATACGGTTGTATGCCTCTCAGGCAGCgttcatttatttgtttttccgCTTCGTTTTTGAGCAGAATTTTTATGCGAATTTTATTacttttcagtttcagttaGGGCTTTGCCTGCCCCACCAAAAGTTGCGGCATTGCTGGCAGCTCGGGGCATTTGAATGCCCCGCTAAAACCAACAATACGTCGCTACGTAtgtgcaaatgaaaatgaaaataaatttccatttggcACAAGTTTTTatgccgctgccgccgccgcgtTGTTCGCACCATTCCACTGACCTCTATCCACTTTGTTTCTCCCATTTTTTCCAGGCTACAGCGCTGCGTTGGCACCCACGCCGCCCACCACGTCAACTACAACCGTCTCGCCCTCCAATCTGCTGCCCTACTTCGACTTTGATGTGCCGCGCAACTTGACCGTAACCGTTGGCCAGACCGGCTTCCTCCATTGCCGCGTGGAGCGACTGGGCGATAAGGACGTAAGTGGAAAGTGAAAACTTGGCCATAATCGGAGCAACCGATGCCTATTTTGAATGCTCTTTTGGTATTTGGCGAATTTTTCATGGTACACATGTAAATTTTGGCTAAATCAACAAGCCAAACCAAACAAGTCAACCAAGTAATCATGCAATGAAAACAAAGTGACAATTATatgttattaaaatattaccaaaaatatTACAGTAAATTTTCTGAGtgtttctttttaatttcctttatcggtttaatatttataataataatagaagctatataaataagtgctgtcttaaacaaatatttccGGAATGATATAATTGCAATggttaattaaaaagtttgtGAATAAATGCGAGCGAATTTTTCGATAATCCTTAGGCAGTTTAAATGTTTATGTGTAAATTGCAGCAAGCAGCGTTGTAAATAAAACTGCATATTTAGCATGCCTAAATATACAGtttgtaattaaacaaaaacggGCGcaattagaaaaaaatatttatcgaAAGCGCAGAAACACGAATTAATTAGCTTTTAGTGCAAATTTGAGGGCCACTGGCATTTGGCATATCTGATAAAAAACAGCCAAAAGGCAGGGTAGCAAAGTCAATGGCTTAACATATGGAAATtgtgcaaaataaatgaaaattccGTTGGGGATTTGCAGGCACTCAATCATTCCGCTCCGTGATTGCCAAACCATTGGGGTCCGgttcctttcctttcctttcgtTCCGTTCCGTTTCGGATCGTTTCGTCCTGGTCCATAGccaaaataaatgatttaaggTCGCAGTGGGTTGTTAACCCCTTGCCAAATATGGCCCATACGCAAACGAGGCGGGTTGGAGTGCCTGGCCTAATATGTCAACATCACTGGCACATTAGGTGGGCGGCCGGCTCGCATCTCTTAGCCAGGATTAGCCCTTTTTTGGCCAGACGCAGGACTCTGCTGCATACAGTGGCCCGGAGTGGTGACAGATAGTCCAATCACTCAAAATTCAGGCACTATGCCGGATCCTTGAACCAGTGTGCATTAGCAACCAGGACTCGGCCTGTTATTAAATGCTATGCCATGGCGAAGGGAAGGGTTCGGGGTGTGGATTCGGTGGGGGGCCTAGACCAAATTACCGGGTGATTTCGAGGCTGCACTCGAGACTGGGAGAAAAATGGCCAAACAAGACAGGCGACAAGCGAGCAACGTCCTGTGGGAGTTGCCATCCTTCCTTAACGAGTGGTGCAATTCCCCCTGCTCCACCATGCAAAATACACGCCCACACGCTTCCAAATAGGCTGGCGTTGCTCGCTCTAGCAAAATGACTAATTTATGAGCCATCAATCACGTGACTGGCTCAGCCATCATCCTTGTGCGTCCGTGTTATCAGCTTTAATATACCCGCTTTAAGGTGGCCGAGGTGGGAGCGGAGTGAGCCAAGGCCGGAAACCGGAAGTTGTGCGCCTTGGAGGAAGCAGCCAAAGTGCTGGCACGAACCGGCGAACAGGAAAACAAGAACAGGAGTTCCTCCAACGTTTCCACCTAGGGagaacatcatcatcatcattatcgttgtcgtcgtcatcatcatcatgggGCCTCTCGCTCAAGTTTACCCATTTATTTCGAGCTCTCATCGAGTGAGtgttagttaatttaagtcaTTGAAACTACATTAAACAAATGACACGCAAACAACGAAAGCCAAGCAAAATCCTTGCCCTTGAGTCTTAATTACTTGGCCAGACCTTTCACCATGCTATCCATCCTGATCCCCTCGAGACTTTAGTTGCCGCCATCCGGTTgccgttgttgctgttgcaactGATGCTGCTGCTAGTCATCGTCCTGTTTGTCACTCTCGCGGGCACTTGCGTCAGCAATCGATTCCACCGTGGCTGCTACTACTGCGGCCAGGACCTCACTGTCCAGCCGCGTTCCCCATTTGTGGGCCAACTTATCCTCCGTCTCCTCCTCGCTGGAGGTGATCACGATGACCGGCGAGGAGCTGGGCACTGGTGCTTCCTGCTGATCGTGATGGGTGTACATGGAGGCTGTCGTCGATACCGTCTCCAATTGAAATGATGGCAGAAAGCGGCTTGGGTTCGGAAACGGTCGTCGGTTCTCCAGGATAAGTTTAATGTCACGCGCAGATTGCCACCAGCTATATGAGTTGAATGTAGTTCACACATGGGCACATACTGATGCAAATAAAAGTGGAATCTTACCGATACCATGGCGTCAGCTGGGACTTGATCAGCATGTAAATGTTGGCGAAGTAAACGGTGATCTGGGGGCGGTCACATTAGATGCGAGTAAGCGGAGCAAGTGGCAGCTTATCATACCGTCATGAACAGGAAGAACAGCATCCAGGACTTGGTCCACAGCTTACTCAGTCCCCAGGAGTGGGTGTGCAGGGCGTAGTACTGGATGCCCACCAGCAGGGTACCGATAATTCCGAATGCCACCAAGGTGAGCAGCGAGAACATCTGGCAGTCCTCCTGCAGCGCCCTGCGACTCATGGCCCTTGAGTACCACAGGCGCAGCGACTGCAGGCAGGTGTACCTGCAACGAAATCTGGAAAGATGCACGGTCCGACCAACAACACAAAGCCGCTAACAAAGCTGTGCTGGCAATTAGGAGGAGTTGCTGCCACAGCAAGTGGAGCACGGGCACAAAGCCAACTCAGCTGATTAAAAAGATGAGAGCCGCAGGCGTCTTTCATCTGCTGCCGCTTCCAGTGGCAGCTACCGACTACTGTTATATGCTTAgtacactcgaaaaaaaacacacatagAATGGAACATGAATATGTCGACCTTGAGATGCGATAATGTAATGTTATTTTAATCTTTCTGAGTACTGTGTGCTCGCTAAGCTGAATCAATTATTTAAGCAAATTTGGAATGGATTTTCCTGGGAATTGCAGACACTATATGGTTCTTTTTTCGAGTGTACTTCTTGACTTACCGCAGAGTCTGTTCCGTATTGTACTGGAACTGGCACAGCTCGCAGGTGGTGCAGCGCGAGGTGCTAATCCAACACTCCAGGCAGTGAACATGGACATATGTCAGCGAGCCCTTGCACAAACACGGCGACACGAGTCTGCAAACAAATCGGGGGCGGAAAAGTCGGAAGTTTCAGTGGGCGGGCGTGGCatagtgggtggtggtggtaaaCAGCGGCAACAATGAAAAATCAGGGGATTAAGCAGACAGGCAACCAGATAATCAGGGATAAAGTGCTCGATGGGGAAACTCGGGAGGGAAATGGGGGAAAACTGGGGCGAGCTGCTGGCGCTGTCTGCAgtgttaattttaattattaaaataaataaatgcatgcGCTCGCGGGCTCTCTGCTAAATGCATTAAATGCCGTGCAATTAATTTCATGCACAATTTGCGGCTGCACGTGCGTAATTAAATGGAAGTTACAGCACCCTGAAAAACAATATTCAAATGCGGGGGATATTTAGTGCCAATTGGGGATTTTGTTAATTATT
This genomic interval from Drosophila mauritiana strain mau12 chromosome 2R, ASM438214v1, whole genome shotgun sequence contains the following:
- the LOC117137419 gene encoding uncharacterized protein LOC117137419 isoform X1, producing MECEKCDITSNAGDHRLNLTRSLTDLKPETTLEMEIEEALSSSSADDTPPGMIVVETRISSWQKVKCYDKDGTTADAEDPQIPACSLGLKPTVQFQKLPHPSHPLVSNEAVLAAATSSSYSASPPKPAATDSIATLRHCVDGATQCNNLNYESASNESMPSVGSLVCRICHNADNPEQLVSPCLCKGSLTYVHVHCLECWISTSRCTTCELCQFQYNTEQTLRFRCRYTCLQSLRLWYSRAMSRRALQEDCQMFSLLTLVAFGIIGTLLVGIQYYALHTHSWGLSKLWTKSWMLFFLFMTITVYFANIYMLIKSQLTPWYRWWQSARDIKLILENRRPFPNPSRFLPSFQLETVSTTASMYTHHDQQEAPVPSSSPVIVITSSEEETEDKLAHKWGTRLDSEVLAAVVAATVESIADASARESDKQDDD
- the LOC117137419 gene encoding uncharacterized protein LOC117137419 isoform X2 gives rise to the protein MECEKCDITSNAGDHRLNLTRSLTDLKPETTLEMEIEEALSSSSADDTPPGMIVVETRISSWQKVKCYDKDGTTADAEDPQIPACSLGLKPTVQFQKLPHPSHPLVSNEAVLAAATSSSYSASPPKPAATDSIATLRHCVDGATQCNNLNYESASNESMPSVGSLVCRICHNADNPEQLVSPCLCKGSLTYVHVHCLECWISTSRCTTCELCQFQYNTEQTLRYTCLQSLRLWYSRAMSRRALQEDCQMFSLLTLVAFGIIGTLLVGIQYYALHTHSWGLSKLWTKSWMLFFLFMTITVYFANIYMLIKSQLTPWYRWWQSARDIKLILENRRPFPNPSRFLPSFQLETVSTTASMYTHHDQQEAPVPSSSPVIVITSSEEETEDKLAHKWGTRLDSEVLAAVVAATVESIADASARESDKQDDD